In Kocuria turfanensis, a single genomic region encodes these proteins:
- the lepB gene encoding signal peptidase I yields the protein MADRTPTAGDGAPRESRGATGDAALPAAEAPGTPPTASTVPPEDSATAAQDPGADAEGTDLDRGSTSRRGRRSGAGRSRKQRPDTFWGSVREIVLVLVWAVLIAFVVKTLLVRGFYIPSGSMENTLQLNDRIFVNVVEPTFGPLERGDIVVFEDAKGWLPAQPDSGGGPADAVYDALAFVGVLPDRTDQHLIKRVIGVGGDQVACCDGSGRVTVNGQALEEGGYLYPGSAPSDIPFDIVVPQDHYFVMGDHRDASADSRVHFSEIIEDSAFISHDDVVGTAFVIAWPLDRFQWLQNPDDVFADIPAGSAGGS from the coding sequence TTGGCCGACAGGACCCCGACCGCCGGTGACGGCGCGCCCCGCGAGAGCCGGGGCGCCACCGGCGACGCCGCCCTTCCCGCCGCGGAGGCCCCCGGCACGCCTCCGACGGCCTCCACCGTGCCGCCGGAGGACTCCGCCACAGCCGCGCAGGACCCCGGCGCGGACGCCGAGGGCACCGACCTCGACCGGGGATCCACGTCGCGGCGCGGCCGCCGCTCGGGCGCGGGACGATCGCGCAAGCAGCGCCCGGACACGTTCTGGGGCTCGGTCCGGGAGATCGTGCTCGTGCTGGTCTGGGCCGTGCTCATCGCCTTCGTGGTCAAGACCCTCCTGGTGCGGGGCTTCTACATCCCGTCCGGATCCATGGAGAACACCCTCCAGCTCAACGACCGGATCTTCGTCAACGTCGTCGAACCCACCTTCGGCCCGCTCGAGCGGGGGGACATCGTGGTCTTCGAGGACGCGAAGGGGTGGTTGCCCGCCCAGCCGGACAGCGGCGGGGGGCCGGCGGACGCCGTCTACGACGCCCTCGCCTTCGTCGGCGTGCTGCCCGACCGCACCGACCAGCACCTGATCAAGCGCGTCATCGGGGTCGGCGGCGACCAGGTGGCGTGCTGCGACGGTTCGGGGCGGGTCACCGTCAACGGGCAGGCCCTCGAGGAGGGCGGCTATCTGTACCCCGGCTCCGCGCCCTCGGACATCCCCTTCGACATCGTCGTCCCGCAGGACCACTACTTCGTGATGGGCGACCACCGCGACGCGTCCGCCGACTCGCGGGTCCACTTCTCGGAGATCATCGAGGACAGCGCGTTCATCAGCCACGACGACGTGGTCGGCACCGCGTTCGTCATCGCCTGGCCGCTCGACCGCTTCCAGTGGCTGCAGAACCCGGACGACGTCTTCGCCGACATCCCGGCCGGGTCCGCCGGTGGCTCCTGA
- the lepB gene encoding signal peptidase I, which yields MPTGTRARDPHNTGSHAVRRERQLRTRGWRSVVLALLVAALVAGVLRAFVVDVYWIGSDSMQPTVEPGDRVLVGKLRHGTEPERGDLVVFDGRGSFAPLRSDDPWPVQGLQSLGRWTGLAGSDSVYLKRVLGTPGDTVSCCGPSGRLVVNGEEITEDYVREGDRPSEIEFTAVVPEGRLWLMGDHRSVSVDSRSLLGAPGGGLVRADKVIGEPVAVLWPLDRAGQL from the coding sequence GTGCCCACCGGAACCCGGGCGCGGGACCCGCACAACACCGGGTCCCACGCCGTACGGCGAGAACGCCAGCTCCGCACTCGGGGCTGGCGTTCCGTCGTCCTCGCCCTGCTCGTCGCGGCGCTCGTCGCCGGAGTGCTGCGCGCCTTCGTCGTGGACGTGTACTGGATCGGCTCGGACTCGATGCAGCCCACCGTGGAACCCGGGGACCGGGTGCTGGTGGGCAAGCTCCGCCACGGGACGGAGCCCGAGCGCGGCGACCTGGTGGTCTTCGACGGCCGCGGCAGCTTCGCACCGCTGCGCAGCGACGATCCCTGGCCGGTCCAGGGCCTGCAGAGCCTCGGCCGGTGGACCGGGCTGGCCGGCTCCGACAGCGTCTACCTCAAGCGCGTGCTGGGCACGCCCGGGGACACGGTCTCCTGCTGCGGCCCCTCCGGACGTCTGGTGGTCAACGGCGAGGAGATCACCGAGGACTACGTCCGGGAGGGGGACCGCCCGAGCGAGATCGAGTTCACCGCCGTGGTCCCCGAGGGCCGGCTCTGGCTCATGGGCGACCACCGCTCGGTGTCGGTCGACTCGCGCAGTCTGCTCGGCGCGCCCGGTGGCGGGCTGGTCCGAGCGGATAAGGTCATCGGAGAACCTGTTGCTGTCCTCTGGCCCCTGGACCGGGCCGGGCAGCTCTGA
- the rplS gene encoding 50S ribosomal protein L19, protein MNILDQLDAKSLRSDVPDFRPGDTLNVHVNIVEGNRSRVQVFKGFVLGRQGAGVHETFTVRKVSFGVGVERTFPVHSPVIDKIEVLTRGDVRRAKLYYMRDRHGKAARIREKRDNTATTKSNKSGKSGKSGK, encoded by the coding sequence ATGAACATCCTCGACCAGCTCGACGCCAAGTCCCTGCGCAGCGACGTCCCCGACTTCCGTCCGGGCGACACCCTCAACGTGCACGTGAACATCGTCGAGGGCAACCGCTCGCGCGTGCAGGTCTTCAAGGGCTTCGTGCTCGGCCGCCAGGGCGCCGGCGTGCACGAGACCTTCACCGTCCGCAAGGTCTCCTTCGGCGTGGGCGTGGAGCGCACCTTCCCGGTGCACTCCCCGGTCATCGACAAGATCGAGGTCCTCACCCGCGGTGACGTCCGTCGCGCGAAGCTCTACTACATGCGCGACCGCCACGGCAAGGCCGCTCGCATCCGCGAGAAGCGGGACAACACCGCCACCACCAAGTCGAACAAGTCCGGCAAGTCCGGCAAGTCCGGCAAGTAG
- the trmD gene encoding tRNA (guanosine(37)-N1)-methyltransferase TrmD, translated as MRIDVVSIFPEYLSALDLSLIGKAREQGLLQLTVTDLREFTADRHRTVDDTPYGGGAGMVMKPEPWALALDAARTRGPAAAGAPEQRPVLVVPSPAGEVFTQATARELALREHLVFACGRYEGIDERVVEWSREHFEVRPMSLGDYVLNGGEVAVLAMVEAIGRLVPGVIGNPESLVEESHAEGLLEYPVYTKPALWRDRPVPEVLLSGHHGRIARWRRDRQLQRTAARRPDLVAALDPAGLDRADRDVLAAAGWVVSGDRVVRDGAGGGDAQGHPVA; from the coding sequence ATGCGCATCGACGTCGTCAGCATCTTCCCCGAGTACCTCTCCGCCCTCGACCTCTCGCTGATCGGCAAGGCCAGGGAGCAGGGGTTGCTGCAGCTGACCGTGACCGACCTGCGCGAGTTCACCGCCGACCGGCACCGGACGGTCGACGACACGCCCTACGGCGGCGGCGCCGGCATGGTCATGAAGCCGGAGCCGTGGGCGCTGGCCCTCGACGCCGCCCGCACGCGCGGCCCCGCGGCGGCTGGGGCCCCGGAGCAGCGGCCGGTGCTCGTGGTGCCCTCCCCGGCCGGTGAGGTCTTCACCCAGGCCACCGCCCGGGAGCTCGCCCTCCGGGAGCACCTCGTCTTCGCCTGCGGGCGCTACGAAGGCATCGACGAGCGTGTCGTCGAGTGGTCCCGGGAGCACTTCGAGGTCCGGCCCATGAGCCTGGGCGACTACGTGCTCAACGGCGGGGAGGTCGCCGTGCTGGCCATGGTCGAGGCGATCGGCCGGCTGGTGCCGGGCGTGATCGGCAACCCGGAGTCGCTCGTGGAGGAGTCCCACGCGGAGGGGCTGCTCGAGTACCCCGTCTACACCAAGCCCGCACTGTGGCGGGACCGGCCCGTGCCGGAGGTCCTGCTCTCGGGCCACCACGGGCGGATCGCCCGCTGGCGGCGCGACCGCCAGCTGCAGCGCACCGCGGCCCGCCGCCCGGACCTCGTCGCCGCCCTGGACCCGGCGGGCCTCGACCGCGCCGACCGCGACGTCCTCGCCGCGGCCGGCTGGGTCGTGTCCGGCGACCGGGTGGTGCGCGACGGCGCGGGCGGGGGAGACGCCCAGGGGCATCCTGTGGCATAA
- the rimM gene encoding ribosome maturation factor RimM (Essential for efficient processing of 16S rRNA), whose product MLVQVARIGKPHGIRGEVTVQLFTDAPEERFAPGARLRLEPSSPLAPQGTVTVRGARWNKAVLVVALEEVPDRNGAESLRGTLLFAEAQDEDPEAEEWYEHELVDLEVRTGPEDGSGPRIGVVTGLRTMPVQDLLEITLDEDGREAALPFVEEIVPVVDPEGGFVVVTPPPGLLELGLEDAAPEPVTLEPGTPEPGTPEPGTPENGAPEGGR is encoded by the coding sequence ATGTTGGTCCAGGTCGCCCGCATCGGCAAGCCCCACGGCATCCGCGGGGAGGTCACCGTGCAACTGTTCACGGACGCCCCCGAGGAGCGCTTCGCCCCCGGGGCGCGGCTGCGGCTCGAGCCGTCCTCCCCGCTCGCCCCGCAGGGGACGGTCACCGTGCGCGGGGCCCGCTGGAACAAGGCCGTGCTCGTCGTCGCCCTCGAGGAGGTGCCCGACCGCAACGGCGCCGAGTCGCTGCGCGGCACCCTGCTCTTCGCCGAGGCCCAGGACGAGGACCCGGAGGCCGAGGAGTGGTACGAGCACGAACTGGTCGACCTCGAGGTCCGCACCGGGCCCGAGGACGGCAGCGGCCCGCGGATCGGCGTCGTGACCGGGCTGCGCACCATGCCCGTCCAGGACCTGCTCGAGATCACGCTGGACGAGGACGGGCGCGAGGCCGCGCTGCCCTTCGTCGAGGAGATCGTGCCGGTCGTCGACCCCGAGGGCGGCTTCGTCGTCGTCACCCCGCCGCCGGGACTGCTCGAGCTCGGTCTGGAGGACGCCGCCCCCGAGCCCGTCACCCTTGAGCCCGGCACCCCTGAGCCCGGCACCCCTGAGCCCGGCACCCCCGAGAACGGCGCCCCGGAGGGCGGACGCTGA
- a CDS encoding RNA-binding protein gives MLADALEHLVRGIVDSPDDVDVRLKSGRRAETLEVRVHPDDLGRVIGRQGRTAKALRTVIGALAEDGPVRIDVVDTDRRTR, from the coding sequence GTGCTCGCCGACGCGTTGGAGCACCTCGTCCGCGGGATCGTGGACAGCCCCGATGACGTCGACGTCCGACTAAAGAGCGGGCGCCGGGCGGAGACCCTCGAGGTCCGGGTGCACCCGGACGACCTCGGGCGGGTCATCGGACGCCAGGGCCGCACCGCCAAGGCGCTGCGCACCGTCATCGGCGCGCTCGCCGAGGACGGCCCGGTCCGGATCGACGTCGTCGACACCGACCGCCGCACCCGCTGA
- the rpsP gene encoding 30S ribosomal protein S16, with translation MAVKIRLKRMGKMRDPRYRLVVVDSRKKRDGRVIEEIGKYHPTEHPSYIEVVSERAQYWLGVGAQPSEAVAAILRVTGDWQRFKGEEGAEGTLQQPQGKGEFVAPDKGSVIIPEAITPKGEKTETAAPGAESDDAPAADAEKAE, from the coding sequence GTGGCTGTTAAGATCCGTCTCAAGCGCATGGGCAAGATGCGCGATCCCCGTTACCGCCTCGTCGTCGTCGACTCCCGCAAGAAGCGCGACGGCCGCGTCATCGAGGAGATCGGCAAGTACCACCCGACCGAGCACCCCTCCTACATCGAGGTCGTCTCGGAGCGGGCCCAGTACTGGCTCGGCGTCGGCGCCCAGCCGTCCGAGGCCGTCGCGGCCATCCTCCGGGTGACCGGTGACTGGCAGCGTTTCAAGGGCGAGGAGGGTGCCGAGGGCACCCTGCAGCAGCCCCAGGGCAAGGGCGAGTTCGTCGCCCCCGACAAGGGCTCCGTGATCATCCCCGAGGCGATCACCCCCAAGGGCGAGAAGACCGAGACCGCCGCGCCCGGCGCCGAGTCCGACGACGCCCCCGCGGCTGACGCCGAGAAGGCCGAGTAG
- a CDS encoding ABC transporter permease: MTARPPADRPWWTVTAREIAVKLRDRSFLLSTAATLLLVAASIAASALLGDRAAEHVVATAGPEAAPVTARAAQALADAGEDTLTVHGTGSADAARAAVAAESADAALLLELDGWTVVGRDGVDPGLGRALEQAVADATLAANARAAGTTAEELTAGAELRTELLAGGTDRGPVRLAMGFAFALLFYLSAVVFGMAIAHSVLEEKQNRVVEILATAVPVRQLLHGKVLGNCLLAFGQIALYALVGLVGVNVAGTAADVGWALAASGWFVAFFVAGFAAQASVWAVLGSLASRPEDLQSSTGPILAVLVGALFVGLYAEGAWLTAASYVPVVSSVAMPVRMLGGDVAWWQPVLSLAVTLAAAWLLLRAGERIYERAVFQGGRSLGWREAARLEP; the protein is encoded by the coding sequence GTGACCGCCCGCCCGCCCGCGGACCGGCCGTGGTGGACCGTCACGGCCCGCGAGATCGCGGTGAAGCTGCGCGACCGGTCCTTCCTGCTCTCGACCGCCGCCACGCTGCTCCTGGTGGCCGCCTCGATCGCCGCCTCCGCCCTGCTGGGAGACCGGGCCGCCGAGCACGTCGTGGCCACGGCCGGCCCCGAGGCGGCACCCGTCACCGCACGGGCCGCCCAGGCCCTGGCCGACGCCGGCGAGGACACCCTGACGGTGCACGGCACCGGCTCGGCCGACGCCGCGCGGGCGGCCGTGGCCGCCGAGTCCGCGGACGCGGCACTGCTGCTCGAGCTCGACGGCTGGACGGTGGTCGGCCGGGACGGCGTGGACCCCGGTCTCGGCCGGGCCCTGGAGCAGGCGGTCGCCGACGCGACGCTCGCCGCCAACGCCCGCGCGGCCGGCACGACGGCCGAGGAGCTCACCGCCGGCGCCGAGCTGCGCACCGAGCTGCTCGCCGGCGGGACGGACCGGGGACCCGTCCGCCTGGCCATGGGATTCGCCTTCGCCCTGCTGTTCTACCTCTCGGCGGTCGTCTTCGGGATGGCCATCGCCCACTCCGTGCTCGAGGAGAAGCAGAACCGGGTCGTGGAGATCCTGGCCACCGCCGTCCCGGTCCGGCAGCTGCTCCACGGGAAGGTGCTGGGCAACTGCCTGCTCGCCTTCGGGCAGATCGCCCTCTACGCCCTCGTGGGCCTCGTCGGCGTGAACGTCGCCGGAACCGCGGCCGACGTCGGCTGGGCGCTGGCGGCCTCCGGCTGGTTCGTGGCCTTCTTCGTGGCCGGCTTCGCCGCGCAGGCCTCCGTCTGGGCCGTGCTCGGCTCCCTCGCCTCCCGCCCGGAGGACCTGCAGAGCAGCACCGGGCCGATCCTGGCCGTGCTCGTCGGGGCGCTGTTCGTGGGCCTCTACGCCGAGGGCGCCTGGCTCACGGCCGCCTCCTACGTGCCCGTCGTCTCCTCCGTCGCCATGCCCGTGCGGATGCTCGGCGGCGACGTGGCCTGGTGGCAGCCCGTGCTCTCCCTCGCCGTGACCCTCGCCGCGGCCTGGCTGCTGCTGCGGGCGGGGGAGCGGATCTACGAGCGCGCCGTGTTCCAGGGCGGTCGATCCCTGGGCTGGCGGGAGGCGGCGCGCCTGGAGCCGTGA
- a CDS encoding ABC transporter ATP-binding protein, translating into MSTAVTPGAGTARGRPRTDGHVLEARGLSRSFGGRTVVDDVSFTVAPGRMTGFVGANGAGKTTTMRMLMGVLRASSGQVLWDGRLITAADRAGFGYMPEERGLYPKQGVLDQLGYLGRLHGMSRRDALAEAARLLERFGLAGRAKDRLESLSLGNQQKVQVAAALLHGPAALVLDEPFSGLDPVAVDAMVELLRERTARGVPVLFSSHQLELVDRLCDTLVVLSGGRVLAAGTADELRRAGPRRHRLHCEQDTGWVRDVPGVRVVDVDGPAAVLELEDRAARARLLEQAVRHGLVEFAEIVPALTAVYREVTR; encoded by the coding sequence ATGAGCACCGCCGTGACGCCCGGGGCCGGCACCGCCCGCGGCCGGCCCCGCACCGACGGGCACGTCCTGGAGGCCCGGGGGCTCAGCCGCAGCTTCGGGGGCCGAACCGTGGTCGACGACGTCTCCTTCACCGTGGCGCCCGGCCGGATGACCGGCTTCGTCGGGGCCAACGGCGCCGGCAAGACCACCACCATGCGGATGCTCATGGGCGTGCTGCGCGCCTCCTCGGGGCAGGTCCTCTGGGACGGCCGCCTGATCACCGCGGCCGACCGCGCCGGCTTCGGCTACATGCCCGAGGAGCGCGGGCTCTACCCCAAGCAGGGGGTCCTCGACCAGCTGGGCTACCTCGGCCGGCTGCACGGGATGAGCCGCCGCGACGCGCTCGCGGAGGCCGCCCGGCTGCTGGAGCGCTTCGGCCTCGCCGGGCGTGCCAAGGACCGGCTCGAGTCCCTGTCCCTGGGCAACCAGCAGAAGGTCCAGGTCGCCGCCGCGCTGCTGCACGGGCCCGCCGCCCTGGTCCTCGACGAGCCGTTCTCCGGGCTGGACCCGGTGGCGGTGGACGCCATGGTGGAGCTGCTGCGGGAGCGGACGGCCCGAGGCGTGCCCGTGCTCTTCTCCAGCCACCAGCTCGAGCTCGTCGACCGCCTCTGCGACACGCTCGTCGTCCTCTCCGGCGGCCGGGTCCTGGCCGCCGGCACCGCCGACGAGCTGCGCCGGGCCGGTCCCCGCCGGCACCGGCTGCACTGCGAGCAGGACACCGGGTGGGTCCGCGACGTGCCCGGGGTGCGCGTCGTCGACGTCGACGGCCCGGCCGCGGTGCTGGAGCTCGAGGACCGCGCCGCGCGCGCCCGGCTCCTCGAGCAGGCCGTCCGGCACGGGCTCGTGGAGTTCGCCGAGATCGTCCCCGCCCTGACCGCTGTCTACCGCGAGGTGACGCGGTGA
- a CDS encoding response regulator codes for MIRVLLADDHALVRSGFAMVLSVEDDIEVVAQAADGAAAVAAARNGAVDVALLDVQMPVMDGIEATRRIVGTGCAKVVIVTTFDREDYLFDALAAGASGFLLKNADPDDLVEAVRAVAGGHALLAPEATLRVIRALAADVSPAAPEPAPAPPDPAQQRIVASLTEREHEVLRLVSEGLSNAEIAQRLFLGPATVKTHVSNILAKTGSRDRVQAVVFAHRAGLAG; via the coding sequence ATGATCCGCGTCCTGCTCGCCGACGACCACGCCCTCGTCCGTTCCGGCTTCGCCATGGTCCTGTCCGTCGAGGACGACATCGAGGTCGTGGCCCAGGCCGCCGACGGCGCCGCCGCCGTCGCCGCGGCCCGGAACGGGGCCGTGGACGTGGCGCTGCTGGACGTGCAGATGCCGGTGATGGACGGGATCGAGGCGACCCGGCGGATCGTGGGCACGGGCTGCGCCAAGGTCGTCATCGTCACGACCTTCGACCGGGAGGACTACCTCTTCGACGCGCTCGCGGCCGGCGCCAGCGGCTTCCTGCTGAAGAACGCGGACCCCGACGACCTCGTGGAGGCCGTGCGCGCCGTCGCCGGAGGGCACGCCCTGCTCGCCCCCGAAGCCACGCTGCGCGTCATCCGCGCCCTGGCCGCCGACGTCTCCCCGGCCGCCCCGGAGCCGGCCCCCGCCCCGCCCGACCCCGCGCAGCAACGGATCGTGGCCTCCCTCACCGAGCGCGAGCACGAGGTCCTGCGGCTGGTCTCCGAGGGACTGTCCAACGCGGAGATCGCCCAACGCCTGTTCCTGGGCCCGGCCACGGTCAAGACCCACGTCTCCAACATCCTCGCCAAGACGGGCTCCCGCGACCGGGTGCAGGCCGTCGTCTTCGCCCACCGGGCCGGCCTGGCCGGCTGA
- a CDS encoding sensor histidine kinase, translated as MPTPSSTDPATAPGRTALPGPLERSVGTAEAPGTGPGPAGVPRLPFPERFTAWLNDPEDPFWERPAPTPAQRRNDVLGTAAFLAVALFSAVLMHSYVGVPETEEPWLMYLGVSALILPLAVRRRFPVGVLLVSSVLFFAFYYISIAAAFLLAYQVAYFAALYAAVAWARDRAAMLTALSAVIGCMALWLVVELTITQAYAEIVQAQEPVDGPLPQVLAVQLHAGLVNVVYFGGAVLAGRASWRSALQRHRLAGQAERIREQSAEIARRAVVDERMRIARELHDVVAHHVSVIGIQAGAARKVLDRDPAAAAAALRTVEESSRTAVGEMRQLLGVLRAEDENGDAPAGRRPDPGLADIAALAHRHAENGLAVDVRTVEAVTEDLGRVPAGLGLSLFRCAQESLSNVIRHSTATTASLVLRTGRGPDGPWIELEVLDGGSPRSGTAGTGFGLQGLRERVRLHGGEAEIGPRSGRPGWRVRARCPLPADGSPDGAGAAVPAPVEGSGA; from the coding sequence GTGCCCACTCCATCCAGCACCGACCCCGCGACCGCCCCCGGCCGGACGGCCCTGCCCGGCCCCCTCGAGCGGAGCGTCGGGACCGCGGAGGCCCCCGGCACCGGCCCCGGTCCTGCCGGGGTGCCGCGGCTTCCGTTCCCCGAACGGTTCACGGCCTGGCTGAACGACCCCGAGGACCCGTTCTGGGAGCGGCCCGCGCCCACGCCCGCGCAGCGGCGCAACGACGTCCTCGGCACCGCCGCCTTCCTGGCGGTGGCCCTGTTCAGCGCCGTGCTGATGCACAGCTACGTGGGCGTGCCGGAGACGGAGGAGCCGTGGCTGATGTACCTCGGCGTGAGCGCGCTGATCCTCCCGCTCGCGGTGCGGCGCCGGTTCCCGGTCGGCGTGCTCCTCGTCTCGTCGGTGCTGTTCTTCGCCTTCTACTACATCAGCATCGCGGCGGCGTTCCTGCTGGCCTACCAGGTCGCCTACTTCGCGGCCCTGTACGCCGCAGTGGCCTGGGCCCGGGACCGCGCCGCGATGCTCACCGCCCTGTCCGCGGTGATCGGCTGCATGGCCCTGTGGCTGGTCGTGGAGCTGACCATCACCCAGGCCTACGCCGAGATCGTCCAGGCGCAGGAGCCGGTGGACGGGCCGCTGCCGCAGGTCCTGGCCGTCCAGCTGCACGCCGGACTCGTCAATGTCGTGTACTTCGGCGGCGCGGTGCTCGCCGGCCGGGCCTCCTGGCGCTCGGCCCTGCAGCGGCACCGCCTGGCGGGCCAGGCCGAGCGGATCCGCGAGCAGTCCGCGGAGATCGCCCGCCGCGCCGTCGTCGACGAACGGATGCGGATCGCCCGGGAACTGCACGACGTCGTGGCCCACCACGTCTCGGTGATCGGCATCCAGGCCGGCGCCGCCCGCAAGGTCCTGGACCGGGACCCCGCGGCCGCGGCGGCGGCCCTGCGCACCGTCGAGGAGTCCAGCCGGACGGCCGTGGGGGAGATGCGCCAGCTGCTCGGCGTCCTGCGTGCGGAGGACGAGAACGGGGACGCACCTGCCGGGCGCCGACCCGATCCGGGGCTCGCGGACATCGCAGCCCTCGCGCACCGGCACGCCGAGAACGGGCTCGCGGTGGACGTGCGCACGGTCGAGGCCGTGACCGAGGACCTCGGCCGGGTCCCCGCCGGTCTCGGCCTTTCCCTGTTCCGGTGCGCCCAGGAGTCCCTCTCCAACGTGATCCGCCACTCCACGGCCACCACCGCCTCGCTCGTCCTGCGCACCGGGCGCGGCCCGGACGGACCCTGGATCGAGCTGGAGGTGCTCGACGGCGGCTCGCCCCGGTCCGGCACCGCGGGCACCGGCTTCGGGCTGCAGGGACTGCGCGAGCGCGTCCGGCTGCACGGCGGCGAGGCGGAGATCGGGCCGCGGTCGGGCCGTCCCGGATGGCGGGTGCGCGCCCGCTGCCCCCTGCCCGCGGACGGCTCGCCGGACGGGGCAGGCGCCGCCGTACCGGCGCCCGTGGAAGGATCGGGAGCATGA
- a CDS encoding NUDIX domain-containing protein, whose translation MSSYLSEPELKKFVDSLPTRRLAAEALIRDPQGRVLLVEPNYKSDWTVPGGTVEAGEDPRTGCFREVVEEVGLHLAPGRLLAVAHGVAMGIWGDSVSFVYDGGVIDAGTPITVQEEELLSHRWTAPEELDAYLRPGLAHRLRAALAALADGTVAELVDGPR comes from the coding sequence ATGAGCTCCTACCTCTCCGAGCCCGAGCTGAAGAAGTTCGTCGACTCCCTGCCCACCCGGCGCCTGGCCGCCGAGGCCCTCATCCGCGACCCGCAGGGCCGGGTCCTGCTCGTCGAGCCCAACTACAAGTCGGACTGGACTGTTCCCGGCGGCACCGTGGAGGCGGGGGAGGACCCCCGCACCGGGTGCTTCCGGGAGGTCGTCGAGGAGGTCGGTCTGCACCTGGCCCCCGGCCGGCTGCTCGCCGTGGCCCACGGGGTGGCCATGGGCATCTGGGGGGACTCGGTCTCCTTCGTCTACGACGGCGGGGTGATCGACGCCGGCACCCCCATCACGGTGCAGGAGGAGGAGCTGCTCAGCCACCGCTGGACGGCCCCGGAGGAGCTGGACGCCTACCTGCGCCCGGGGCTGGCCCACCGCCTGCGCGCGGCCCTGGCCGCCCTGGCGGACGGGACGGTGGCGGAGCTCGTCGACGGCCCCCGCTGA